The following proteins come from a genomic window of Aequorivita marisscotiae:
- a CDS encoding glycosyltransferase — translation MSQQKTILVAPLNWGLGHATRCIPIIRALLKQNFKVLIASDGAALLLLEKEFPYLEVFELPTYNITYPEKKIFFKWKMFLKLPQLRRTIIAENRFIKKLMSEREIHGIISDNRFGIRNSTIPSIFITHQLRVLTGSTTYFSSRIHQKIIKKFSSCWVPDVPDLIMNLSGKLGHLNNEPFPVEYMGVLSRMKKKELPKTIDILLLLSGPEPQRTQFEKLLINAFKESEKRILMVRGIVENVEKWDDFGNIKAVNYLQTDALEATINESEIIVARSGYTTIMDLTVLEKKVFFVPTPGQYEQEYLAKRLHYLGIAPSCKQQDFKIELLNKILVYKGLKKLAHPPINYTKLFSPFESK, via the coding sequence ATGTCACAGCAGAAGACAATTTTGGTAGCGCCCTTAAATTGGGGTCTTGGGCACGCTACGCGCTGTATCCCAATTATTCGCGCGTTGCTTAAACAAAACTTTAAAGTTTTAATTGCTTCAGATGGAGCTGCATTATTATTGCTAGAAAAAGAATTTCCGTATTTAGAGGTTTTTGAGCTTCCTACCTACAATATTACATATCCCGAAAAGAAAATATTTTTTAAATGGAAAATGTTTTTAAAACTTCCACAATTACGGCGAACCATTATCGCAGAAAATAGGTTTATAAAAAAATTAATGTCGGAAAGGGAAATACACGGTATAATAAGCGACAACCGATTTGGCATAAGAAATAGCACCATTCCTTCAATTTTTATAACTCATCAACTTCGCGTTTTAACCGGAAGCACAACGTATTTTAGTAGCAGAATCCATCAAAAAATAATTAAGAAATTCAGCAGCTGTTGGGTGCCGGACGTACCTGATTTAATTATGAATCTCAGCGGAAAATTGGGCCATTTAAACAACGAGCCGTTTCCGGTAGAGTACATGGGTGTATTAAGCCGAATGAAAAAAAAGGAGCTGCCCAAAACCATAGATATTTTATTGTTGCTCTCCGGTCCCGAACCACAGCGCACTCAATTTGAAAAACTTTTAATAAACGCTTTTAAAGAAAGTGAAAAACGCATTCTAATGGTTCGCGGTATTGTAGAAAATGTTGAAAAATGGGATGACTTTGGAAACATTAAAGCAGTAAACTATTTGCAAACCGACGCATTGGAAGCTACGATAAACGAAAGTGAAATAATAGTTGCTAGATCTGGTTATACTACCATCATGGATTTAACAGTTCTTGAAAAAAAGGTTTTTTTTGTACCTACACCCGGACAATATGAGCAGGAGTATTTGGCAAAACGATTGCATTATTTGGGCATTGCGCCATCGTGTAAACAACAGGATTTTAAAATAGAATTACTAAATAAAATTTTGGTGTACAAAGGCTTAAAAAAACTAGCACATCCGCCAATTAATTATACCAAATTATTTTCCCCTTTCGAGAGTAAATGA
- a CDS encoding sensor histidine kinase, with amino-acid sequence MKYTRKYNFAASTSLLIALFSTLATGVFLYFLIETVSLWLLLFFVILFLFSFFVLQHRVEKFIFHRIKKIYKDVRILNEKDFPKPSVTTDMEVLTREVENYVNVKKLEIETLNVRENYRKEFMGNVSHELKTPLFTVQSYILTLLDGAMKDKKVLKEYLRRANKGVERLIYIVKELDMIAKLEVGGLVLNKENFDIITLVQNVFDLLEMKAKKKNISLVFDKEYPSQIVVNADRERVEQVLTNLIVNSLKYGKQDGTTEISIENILKSKVLVRVTDNGEGILKENIQRIFERFYRIDKSGSRKEGGSGLGLSIVKHIVEAHNEKIYIESQFGVGSEFSFTLERGK; translated from the coding sequence ATGAAGTATACCCGAAAATATAACTTTGCTGCTTCTACTTCGCTGCTCATCGCCTTGTTTTCTACTTTGGCGACGGGTGTGTTTTTATATTTTTTAATAGAAACGGTTTCACTCTGGCTACTTTTATTTTTTGTTATATTGTTTCTGTTTTCGTTTTTCGTACTTCAACATAGGGTTGAGAAATTTATTTTTCACCGAATAAAAAAAATATACAAAGACGTTCGAATTTTAAACGAGAAAGATTTCCCCAAACCTTCCGTAACTACAGATATGGAAGTGCTTACCCGCGAAGTTGAGAATTACGTGAACGTAAAAAAACTTGAAATTGAAACCCTAAACGTTCGCGAAAATTATCGAAAAGAATTTATGGGAAACGTTTCGCACGAACTTAAAACGCCGTTATTCACAGTACAAAGCTATATCTTAACCTTGCTAGACGGCGCAATGAAAGATAAAAAAGTGCTCAAAGAATACCTTCGAAGAGCTAATAAAGGTGTGGAAAGACTCATCTATATTGTGAAGGAATTAGATATGATTGCCAAACTGGAAGTAGGCGGCCTAGTGCTGAACAAAGAAAATTTTGACATAATTACCCTGGTTCAAAACGTTTTTGATTTGTTGGAAATGAAAGCTAAAAAGAAAAACATTTCCCTTGTTTTCGATAAAGAATACCCAAGCCAGATAGTAGTAAATGCAGATAGGGAGCGAGTAGAACAGGTGCTCACAAACCTTATTGTAAACTCTCTAAAATATGGAAAACAGGACGGAACCACCGAAATAAGTATTGAGAATATTTTAAAAAGTAAGGTACTAGTAAGGGTTACCGATAATGGTGAAGGAATTTTAAAAGAAAATATTCAGCGTATTTTTGAACGTTTTTATAGAATAGATAAAAGTGGCTCAAGAAAGGAGGGCGGAAGTGGCCTCGGACTTTCAATTGTAAAACATATCGTGGAGGCTCATAATGAAAAAATTTATATCGAGAGTCAGTTTGGTGTGGGTTCAGAATTTTCATTTACTCTCGAAAGGGGAAAATAA
- a CDS encoding response regulator transcription factor, with product MKKKDITILLVDDEPDILEIVKYNLTSEGYTVETAENGLEAIDRAKQIKPQLIIMDVMMPKMDGMEACEKIRSIPELSETVITFLTARGEDYSQMAGFEAGADDYITKPIKPKVLVSKVKALLRRFKKEDEEEKIKLGNLTINREEYKIMLGKKELILPRKEFELLALLASKPGKVFKREVILDTIWGNDVIVGGRTIDVHIRKLREKIGDDRFKTVKGVGYKFVV from the coding sequence ATGAAAAAAAAGGATATTACAATTTTGTTGGTAGACGATGAACCAGACATTCTTGAAATAGTAAAATACAATCTAACTTCCGAAGGTTACACGGTTGAAACTGCCGAAAACGGATTGGAAGCAATAGATAGAGCAAAACAAATAAAGCCCCAATTAATCATTATGGATGTAATGATGCCGAAAATGGACGGTATGGAAGCCTGCGAAAAAATAAGAAGCATCCCTGAACTTTCTGAAACAGTAATTACTTTTTTAACCGCGAGAGGCGAAGATTATTCGCAAATGGCAGGCTTTGAAGCTGGTGCCGACGATTATATAACCAAACCAATAAAACCGAAAGTACTTGTAAGCAAGGTGAAAGCACTGTTGCGCAGGTTTAAAAAAGAAGATGAAGAAGAGAAAATTAAACTGGGAAATCTAACAATTAATCGCGAAGAGTATAAAATTATGCTCGGTAAAAAGGAGTTGATTTTACCCCGAAAAGAATTTGAATTATTGGCGCTACTGGCTTCTAAACCAGGAAAAGTGTTTAAACGCGAAGTAATTTTAGACACAATTTGGGGCAATGATGTTATCGTTGGCGGGCGAACTATCGACGTTCACATTCGGAAGCTTCGCGAAAAAATTGGCGACGATAGGTTTAAAACCGTAAAAGGTGTTGGTTACAAATTTGTTGTTTAA
- a CDS encoding T9SS type A sorting domain-containing protein produces MKKTTAVVALLLASVSFAQVAGTSFEEPDTFTGKYTDTGDPNIAHDLINNASQPLVDFASMGGEMGFDARYTPYDSPGVGLSDGDDVGVTDKKPSSEVPFTAGENGYRMSDIDGNYILEFDQVDLTGVTTPAISVDFLIAINSSNPANGNYEGDGTTNESGSDRLRIYVKDITNSTEIDLFNSTGTDLDDLVPFNTTTGQYELSWQNVFGAVPSSVVQLVIEGRNNAGGESFWFDNVMYVSTTGVPEQSANQFNLFPNPATKGVVNIRSATQGIKNISIYDVLGKLVLKTALRGEILDISKLNSGVYIFKIEQGNHSATKKLVVN; encoded by the coding sequence ATGAAAAAAACTACAGCAGTTGTGGCTCTTTTATTGGCCTCCGTTTCTTTCGCTCAAGTTGCGGGAACCAGTTTTGAGGAGCCAGACACTTTTACTGGAAAATATACGGACACTGGCGATCCGAATATTGCACACGATTTAATAAACAACGCCAGCCAACCGCTTGTAGATTTTGCAAGTATGGGTGGAGAAATGGGCTTTGATGCAAGATACACACCGTACGACTCACCCGGCGTGGGACTATCCGATGGGGATGACGTAGGGGTAACCGATAAAAAACCGTCTTCCGAAGTTCCGTTTACAGCTGGTGAAAACGGCTATAGAATGAGCGATATAGACGGTAATTATATTTTGGAGTTTGATCAGGTAGATTTAACCGGCGTAACTACTCCCGCGATTTCGGTAGATTTTTTAATAGCAATCAATAGCAGCAATCCTGCCAATGGCAATTACGAAGGCGACGGCACAACAAACGAATCGGGCTCGGATCGATTGCGTATTTACGTAAAAGACATTACAAATAGCACCGAAATAGACCTTTTTAATTCCACGGGAACAGATCTTGACGATTTAGTACCGTTTAATACAACCACAGGCCAATACGAGTTATCATGGCAAAATGTATTTGGAGCAGTACCATCTAGTGTTGTTCAACTTGTAATTGAAGGAAGAAACAATGCCGGTGGAGAATCATTTTGGTTTGACAATGTTATGTATGTGAGCACAACAGGCGTACCTGAACAAAGCGCCAATCAATTTAATTTATTTCCAAATCCTGCAACCAAGGGAGTTGTAAACATTCGCTCGGCAACCCAAGGGATAAAAAATATTTCTATTTATGATGTACTCGGAAAACTTGTATTAAAAACAGCACTACGGGGCGAAATATTAGATATTTCAAAGCTTAACAGTGGTGTTTATATTTTTAAAATTGAACAAGGCAACCATTCGGCTACAAAAAAACTGGTTGTAAACTAA
- a CDS encoding acyl transferase, with the protein MFEKEIFNIKSSEEFEQLALEVFRFQYENVPVYHNFCDLLNTKVHEVATLKQIPFLPIQFFKSHKIIARNTSVNTIFTSSGTTGSITSQHFVSDLKVYEKSFQKAFELQYGKPENYTILALLPSYLEREGSSLIYMVENLIEKTNNTQSGFYLYEMEALINKLEVLEKIHQKTLLIGVSYALLDLIEKQNFQLEHTIVMETGGMKGRRKEMIKEELHEILKEGFGVSTIHSEYGMTELLSQAYSTGEGVFNCPPWMQILTRDTEDAFTYTSGKTGGINVIDLANLYSCAFIATQDLGKTADDGSFEIIGRFDSSDIRGCNLMVL; encoded by the coding sequence ATGTTTGAAAAAGAAATTTTCAATATAAAATCTTCCGAAGAATTTGAGCAGCTTGCCCTAGAAGTTTTTCGATTTCAGTATGAAAATGTACCCGTATATCATAATTTCTGCGATCTGTTAAATACAAAAGTTCACGAAGTAGCAACCTTAAAGCAGATTCCCTTTCTGCCCATTCAATTTTTTAAGAGCCATAAAATAATAGCCAGAAACACTTCTGTAAACACCATTTTTACAAGTAGCGGCACTACCGGAAGTATAACGAGCCAACACTTTGTTTCAGACTTAAAAGTGTACGAAAAGAGCTTTCAAAAAGCGTTCGAGCTACAATACGGCAAGCCCGAAAATTATACAATTTTAGCCTTGCTGCCTTCCTATTTGGAACGCGAAGGATCTTCGCTAATTTATATGGTTGAAAACTTAATAGAAAAAACCAACAATACGCAGAGTGGCTTTTATTTATACGAAATGGAAGCATTGATAAACAAATTAGAAGTTTTAGAAAAAATCCATCAAAAAACCTTATTAATCGGGGTTTCGTATGCTTTGCTCGATTTAATTGAAAAGCAAAACTTTCAGCTTGAGCACACTATCGTTATGGAAACCGGCGGCATGAAAGGTCGCCGAAAGGAAATGATTAAAGAGGAATTACACGAAATTTTAAAAGAAGGTTTCGGCGTTTCTACAATTCACAGTGAATATGGAATGACCGAGTTGCTTTCGCAAGCGTATTCAACTGGTGAAGGTGTTTTTAACTGTCCTCCGTGGATGCAAATTTTAACGCGCGACACCGAGGATGCGTTTACCTATACTTCTGGAAAAACTGGAGGAATTAATGTTATTGATTTAGCAAACCTTTATTCCTGTGCTTTTATTGCAACTCAAGATTTAGGAAAAACGGCAGACGATGGCTCTTTTGAAATTATTGGGCGTTTTGACAGCAGTGATATTCGCGGATGCAATCTTATGGTTTTATAG
- the tyrS gene encoding tyrosine--tRNA ligase encodes MKLKNFVEELQWRGMIHDVMPETETHLMESMRSAYVGFDPTADSLHIGNLVPIMLLSFYQRCGHRPVALVGGATGMIGDPSMKNSERNLLDEETLKRNQEGVRNQLSQFLDFSSGAENQAVLVNNYDWIKDFSFLDFIRNVGKHITVNYMMAKDSVKTRLSGESADGLSFTEFTYQLIQGYDFVHLNRNLNCTLQMGGSDQWGNITTGTELLRRMDSTKGYALTCPLITKSDGTKFGKSEGGNVWLDANKTSPYKFYQYWLNTSDEDAEKYIKVFTFLDKETIENLIVEHKEAPHLRLLQKRLAQEVTTTVHSAEEYEKAVKASEILFGKSTSADLKTLDAKTFLDVFEGVPQADVSKEDLAKGIDIIGALAENTGFLKSNGEARRALKENSISVNKEKVTDNFTVSENDLINGQFVLLQRGKKNYFIIRAV; translated from the coding sequence ATGAAGCTGAAAAATTTCGTAGAAGAACTACAATGGCGAGGCATGATACACGATGTAATGCCCGAAACCGAAACACACCTTATGGAATCTATGCGGTCTGCTTATGTGGGCTTTGACCCAACGGCAGATTCCCTGCACATTGGTAATTTGGTGCCTATTATGCTCTTGTCGTTTTATCAGCGCTGCGGCCATAGACCAGTTGCCTTGGTTGGTGGAGCCACTGGAATGATTGGCGATCCATCAATGAAGAATAGCGAACGAAATTTATTAGATGAAGAAACGCTAAAAAGAAATCAAGAAGGTGTTAGAAATCAATTGTCGCAATTTTTAGATTTTTCTTCGGGAGCAGAAAATCAAGCTGTACTTGTTAATAATTACGACTGGATTAAAGATTTTTCGTTCCTAGATTTTATTCGGAATGTGGGTAAACACATTACCGTTAATTATATGATGGCAAAAGATTCGGTAAAAACCAGATTGAGCGGCGAAAGTGCAGATGGACTTTCGTTTACCGAATTTACCTATCAACTAATTCAGGGATACGATTTTGTTCACCTTAATCGAAACCTAAACTGTACCCTACAAATGGGCGGCAGCGATCAATGGGGCAATATTACCACCGGGACTGAACTTTTAAGACGAATGGACAGTACCAAAGGGTATGCCTTAACCTGCCCGTTAATTACTAAAAGTGATGGAACCAAATTTGGAAAGAGTGAGGGAGGCAACGTATGGTTAGATGCAAATAAAACGTCGCCGTATAAGTTTTACCAATACTGGCTGAATACGAGCGATGAGGATGCCGAAAAATACATTAAGGTTTTTACTTTTTTAGATAAAGAAACAATTGAAAATTTAATTGTTGAACATAAAGAGGCTCCGCATTTGCGCCTGCTACAAAAGCGCTTGGCACAAGAAGTAACTACAACGGTACACAGTGCCGAAGAATATGAAAAAGCCGTTAAAGCTTCCGAAATTTTATTTGGAAAGTCCACCTCTGCAGATTTAAAAACTTTGGATGCAAAAACCTTTCTCGATGTTTTTGAAGGTGTGCCACAGGCAGATGTTTCAAAAGAAGATTTAGCCAAAGGAATTGATATTATTGGGGCACTCGCCGAAAATACGGGGTTTTTAAAATCTAACGGGGAAGCCCGCCGAGCTTTAAAGGAAAATTCAATTTCGGTAAATAAAGAAAAAGTCACAGACAATTTTACCGTATCGGAAAACGATTTAATAAACGGTCAGTTTGTATTGCTACAGCGCGGCAAAAAAAATTACTTTATTATTAGGGCCGTATAA
- a CDS encoding NAD-dependent epimerase/dehydratase family protein: protein MILVTGGTGLVGSHLLYFLLKEDAPVRAIYRESSDINAVKKVFGLYTSEVDLLFNKIEWVAADIIDIPALTEAFKNVATVYHCAATINFEASKYSLLKKINEEGTTNIVNLCLSNSVKKLCYVSSVATLGSSVTKQAVNEETLWNPDEKNNVYAITKYAAEMQVWRGTQEGLDAIIVNPGIILGTSPQDGGSSRIISLAKRGISYYPSGTMGIVDVKDVVRAMIALMNSEISNEKYVLVGENISYKDLLSKLTRLFGKKPPTKKLSRQLMYFLSTMDWLASKLFNTKRNLAKPMVRSMFKVSRYDASKIENAINFQFTHIDDTLKRVTDENK, encoded by the coding sequence ATGATTTTAGTAACCGGTGGTACAGGCTTGGTGGGTTCGCACCTTTTGTATTTTCTATTAAAAGAAGATGCTCCTGTACGCGCTATATACAGAGAGAGTAGCGATATAAATGCCGTAAAAAAAGTATTTGGACTCTATACTTCGGAAGTAGATTTGCTTTTTAATAAAATTGAATGGGTAGCGGCAGATATAATAGATATACCCGCGCTTACCGAAGCATTTAAAAATGTTGCCACCGTTTATCACTGCGCCGCCACAATTAATTTTGAAGCTTCAAAGTATTCACTTTTAAAAAAGATTAATGAAGAAGGAACAACAAATATCGTAAATCTGTGCCTATCAAACTCTGTTAAAAAACTATGTTATGTTAGTTCTGTCGCAACTTTAGGCAGCAGTGTGACCAAACAAGCTGTAAATGAAGAAACGCTGTGGAATCCCGATGAAAAAAACAATGTATATGCCATTACAAAATACGCTGCCGAAATGCAAGTTTGGCGCGGAACCCAGGAAGGTCTCGATGCTATAATTGTAAATCCCGGAATTATTTTAGGTACATCGCCACAGGATGGTGGAAGCAGCCGTATTATTTCGCTGGCGAAACGAGGTATATCGTATTATCCTTCGGGAACTATGGGAATTGTTGACGTAAAAGATGTAGTACGCGCAATGATTGCCTTAATGAATTCTGAAATAAGCAATGAAAAATATGTGTTGGTAGGCGAAAATATATCGTACAAAGATTTACTTTCAAAATTAACACGATTATTTGGCAAAAAACCGCCCACTAAAAAATTATCCCGCCAATTAATGTATTTTTTAAGTACGATGGATTGGCTTGCAAGTAAATTGTTTAATACCAAGAGAAACTTAGCAAAACCGATGGTTCGCTCTATGTTTAAAGTTTCACGCTACGATGCTTCAAAAATTGAAAACGCCATTAATTTTCAATTTACCCATATAGACGACACGCTTAAGCGCGTAACAGATGAAAACAAATAG
- a CDS encoding DUF4296 domain-containing protein — protein MEQPKKPKNLISKDKMIDILTESYLANAARSVNNQTIIDKGVILDSIIYNNFGVDSLQFAKSNAYYAADVNSYMEIFQKVETRLKQMQHKLDSIREMERDLNDSVGKKKFEKIIEDEPLKDSLI, from the coding sequence GTGGAACAACCAAAAAAACCAAAAAACCTTATTTCTAAAGATAAAATGATAGATATCTTAACCGAATCGTATCTGGCCAATGCTGCGCGAAGTGTAAACAACCAAACTATTATAGATAAGGGCGTAATTCTAGATTCAATAATTTATAACAATTTTGGGGTGGATAGCCTACAATTTGCCAAAAGCAATGCCTATTACGCCGCGGATGTAAATAGCTATATGGAAATTTTTCAAAAAGTTGAAACTCGACTCAAGCAAATGCAGCATAAATTAGACAGTATTCGCGAAATGGAAAGAGATTTAAACGATAGTGTCGGGAAAAAGAAGTTTGAAAAAATAATAGAAGACGAACCCCTAAAAGATAGTTTAATCTAA
- a CDS encoding dihydroorotase, translated as MKSVLIKNANIVNEGKIVKGDVLVKDGRIAEISETISMKSAETKVIDADGSYLLPGMIDDQVHFREPGLTHKATIETESKAAVAGGITSFIEMPNTNPQATTINLLEDKFDIAAKTSWANYSFMFGGTNDNIDEILKVDPQKVAGLKLFLGSSTGNMLVDDPKILEEIFSKTKLLISAHCEDEDTIKKNLEKAKEEYGEDIPIALHPKIRSEEACYISSSRAIKLAEKTGARLHVFHLSTEKETHLFSNKKPLAEKKITAEVCIHHLWFSEEDYKLKGTKIKWNPAVKTQKDRDGLLKALLDDRIDVIATDHAPHTIEEKNNKYLSAPSGGPLVQHGLVALLEMYHKGKISIEKIVEKFAHNPAILFQIKERGFIREGYKADLVLVDLNSPWNVKKENILYKCGWSPFEGTIFKSRITHTLVNGVVVYENFKFPNKSNAERLTFNR; from the coding sequence ATGAAATCAGTTTTAATTAAGAACGCAAACATAGTAAACGAAGGAAAAATTGTAAAAGGAGACGTTCTCGTTAAAGACGGCCGTATTGCAGAAATTTCTGAAACCATAAGTATGAAATCTGCCGAAACTAAAGTTATAGACGCAGATGGAAGTTATTTACTGCCCGGAATGATAGACGATCAAGTACATTTTCGCGAGCCAGGATTAACACATAAAGCTACTATTGAAACGGAGTCTAAAGCAGCTGTAGCCGGTGGTATTACCTCCTTTATTGAAATGCCAAACACGAACCCGCAAGCCACAACAATTAATTTGCTGGAAGATAAGTTTGATATTGCGGCAAAAACGTCGTGGGCCAATTACTCTTTTATGTTTGGAGGCACGAACGATAATATAGACGAAATTTTAAAAGTTGACCCACAGAAAGTGGCTGGACTAAAATTATTTCTAGGCTCCTCCACGGGAAATATGCTTGTGGACGATCCTAAGATTCTGGAGGAAATCTTCAGTAAAACCAAGTTGCTTATTTCTGCCCATTGCGAAGACGAAGACACTATTAAAAAGAATTTAGAAAAAGCAAAAGAGGAGTATGGAGAGGATATTCCAATTGCACTTCACCCAAAAATCCGCAGCGAGGAAGCTTGTTATATTTCTTCTTCTAGAGCCATAAAACTTGCCGAAAAAACAGGGGCTCGCTTACATGTATTTCATCTTTCAACTGAAAAAGAAACACATCTTTTTAGCAATAAAAAACCATTGGCCGAAAAGAAAATTACAGCCGAAGTTTGTATACATCACTTGTGGTTTTCTGAAGAAGATTACAAACTAAAAGGCACAAAAATAAAGTGGAACCCCGCCGTAAAAACTCAAAAGGATAGAGATGGTTTGCTTAAGGCGTTGCTGGACGACCGTATAGATGTAATTGCAACAGACCATGCACCACATACCATAGAAGAAAAAAATAATAAATATTTAAGCGCACCATCTGGAGGACCATTGGTGCAACACGGCTTGGTGGCCCTGTTAGAAATGTATCATAAAGGCAAAATTTCTATAGAGAAAATTGTGGAGAAATTTGCGCACAACCCTGCCATTCTGTTTCAAATAAAGGAACGCGGATTTATAAGGGAAGGCTATAAAGCCGATTTAGTTCTGGTAGATCTAAACTCGCCTTGGAACGTAAAAAAGGAGAATATACTTTATAAATGCGGATGGTCTCCGTTTGAAGGTACTATCTTTAAATCGCGTATAACCCATACTTTGGTAAATGGTGTTGTTGTGTATGAAAACTTCAAATTTCCGAATAAAAGCAATGCTGAAAGATTAACCTTTAATAGATAA